DNA sequence from the Glycine soja cultivar W05 chromosome 18, ASM419377v2, whole genome shotgun sequence genome:
TACTTGACACTGGCAGTGACCTCAGTTGGATTCAATGTGATCCTTGTTATGATTGTTTTGAACAAAATGGACCCCATTATAATCCCAATGAGTCTAGTTCTTATAGGAACATAAGCTGCTATGATCCCCGGTGTCAATTGGTTTCTTCACCGGACCCTCTTCAGCATTGCAAGACTGAAAACCAAACATGTCCTTACTTCTATGACTATGCAGATGGTTCAAACACAACAGGAGATTTTGCATTAGAAACATTTACTGTGAACCTCACCTGGCCTAATGGGAAAGAAAAGTTTAAACATGTGGTGGATGTGATGTTTGGTTGTGGCCATTGGAACAAAGGCTTTTTTCATGGGGCTGGTGGATTGCTAGGACTTGGGAGAGGACCTCTCTCCTTTCCCTCACAGCTTCAATCTATTTATGGTCACTCATTTTCTTATTGTCTCACTGACCTTTTCAGCAACACAAGTGTTAGCAGCAAATTGATCTTTGGTGAGGACAAGGAGCTATTGAACCACCACAACTTGAACTTTACTAAATTGCTTGCAGGAGAAGAAACTCCAGATGATACATTTTACTATCTCCAGATAAAGTCCATCGTGGTAGGTGGGGAAGTGCTTGATATTCCTGAAAAAACTTGGCATTGGTCATCAGAAGGTGTTGGTGGTACAATTATTGATTCTGGCTCTACCTtgacctttttccctgattcaGCTTATGATGTTATCAAAGAAGCCTTTGAGAAGAAAATTAAACTGCAACAAATTGCTGCAGATGATTTTATTATGTCTCCATGTTACAATGTGTCAGGGGCAATGCAAGTGGAGCTACCGGACTATGGGATTCATTTTGCAGATGGGGCTGTGTGGAATTTCCCAGCAGAGAACTATTTCTACCAATATGAACCTGATGAAGTTATTTGTTTGGCAATTCTGAAGACACCTAATCATTCTCATCTCACAATCATTGGAAACTTACTACAACAGAATTTTCACATTCTGTATGATGTAAAAAGGTCTAGGCTGGGATATTCTCCCAGGAGGTGTGCTGAGGTTTAGCATCATGTTATTAGTTGTTAGAAATGGCGTTTAAAGTGTTTTTGATtgtcatctttttcttcttcttctatttgTTCTATTCTTCAAGTTTAGacaatcaaaataatatgtaagaccaaagtatatatatatattgtatgcaatttcactcaaaaaacaaataatcaaaatattgatatttgtaTGGTCCTATATGCAACAAACAAATAATTGGTTTTAGCTAGGGAATGTGGGTTGTTGACATAACATCtaattatataagaaaatattcatGGGTTGAAAGTGATGATTAGGTGTGTGaccaatattaattatatagaaTGAGAACAAGTCAAATAGTAGGTATGTTGGGTATGTGTGGCATGTGAAAAtgctaatatattttaaattctacACACAACCTTTAAGGCTCCTAGCAAGAAAATAATCCATAGAATTGAAGCTCTCGTGTGAACTTTATACAGATAGCTACTATTCTGTTTATATTCTATAATCTATATCATTGTCGATGTAACTTTTCTACCGTTTTCTTGGTAATACTCTTGTATCGGTTTCAACACACGGGGTTGTGGATTTTTCAGATGAGATTTCTTCGCGTTCAGAAAGTTTGAAAAGGAGCCATTCCCTTATGGAAGTAATCACGGTAGCTACTCAGTCATTCATTATGTTAAAGTGTTTCCTTTGAAAATATGTTACGAACGAAAGAAATGTTTGGGTTATACGCACATAATTTCGGTCTGGAATCAAAATCTGAAATACTACGTACTCTtcattcaatataaaatatattgctgattcttttttcattaatttttattcacaCATTAATAGCATGTGGGgggattaagaaaataattagttaCTTT
Encoded proteins:
- the LOC114395954 gene encoding aspartyl protease family protein 2-like, encoding MLMKVSLILVLLSIFCVTFKPYTEVDVQNDHNNDPTLANKEFCKKAKSSESTRLNKEEDGDDAISAKPHKRSAKFHLKRRPINHGNEPKTHALDSALRDLVRIQTLHRKVIEKKDTKSMSWKQEVKVITIQQQNNLANAVVASLKSSKDEFSGNIMATLESGASLGTGEYFIDMFVGTPLKHVWLILDTGSDLSWIQCDPCYDCFEQNGPHYNPNESSSYRNISCYDPRCQLVSSPDPLQHCKTENQTCPYFYDYADGSNTTGDFALETFTVNLTWPNGKEKFKHVVDVMFGCGHWNKGFFHGAGGLLGLGRGPLSFPSQLQSIYGHSFSYCLTDLFSNTSVSSKLIFGEDKELLNHHNLNFTKLLAGEETPDDTFYYLQIKSIVVGGEVLDIPEKTWHWSSEGVGGTIIDSGSTLTFFPDSAYDVIKEAFEKKIKLQQIAADDFIMSPCYNVSGAMQVELPDYGIHFADGAVWNFPAENYFYQYEPDEVICLAILKTPNHSHLTIIGNLLQQNFHILYDVKRSRLGYSPRRCAEV